One genomic window of [Clostridium] scindens ATCC 35704 includes the following:
- a CDS encoding glycosyltransferase: MAGIKVLASKTIKTLRDEGITSFTRKTKNFIKASKIAGKDAKYKVYKDVLFINGCDESVPHPARYRVTHQREQLDANNISSNEIYYVNLQLDQVRFYRTFVFFRCPYTEMVGEFISLAKSLNKKVLFDIDDLVIDTKYTNTIKYLDTMNSDERRLYDDGVMRMGRTLKLCDAAITTTQRLAEELSHYVADVFINRNTASEIMCKLSEEAIENKKSSEYIRIGYFSGSLTHNDDFRMILPAIRNILENHKNVQLHIVGDLDLPTELLDLKEQIIAHPFVDWKELPKLISEIDINLAPIENSIFNEAKSENKWVEAALVKVPTIASNVGAFKNMITHNETGILCETEKEWEEGLINLISNKDQRERIANNAYCYCKKHCVTIYTGRPLAAFIRKYTTPNIAFVLPSMKISGGIMVALKHALLLQEAGQDVILLNVDYKTKWYENDGRRIPVIGQNLQMLEGRFDKVVATMWTTVKFLEEYANIEKRFYLVQNYETDFYRPGEVLRIRANQSYHPIVPIQYITISKWCKHWLEEEYGHPTSYAPNGIEKKQFQHFKRDFNRKIRILIEGDCGVHYKNVDESFKIVDKLDPDKFEIWYMSYNSNPKTYYRVDRFLHQIPYSEVPEVYRQCHILLKTSYLESFSYPPLEMMATGGYAVVVPNGGNEEYLVDNYNCLLYPCGEIDKAIEAINQLCSDETLRDKLYEGGIKTAEERNWETIKNEVIALYLGN; the protein is encoded by the coding sequence ATGGCAGGTATTAAAGTATTAGCGAGTAAGACTATTAAAACCTTGAGAGATGAAGGAATAACAAGTTTTACAAGAAAAACTAAAAATTTTATTAAGGCTAGCAAAATTGCAGGAAAGGACGCTAAATATAAAGTATATAAAGATGTTCTATTTATAAACGGCTGTGATGAAAGTGTACCTCATCCAGCAAGATATCGAGTAACTCATCAAAGGGAACAATTAGATGCCAATAATATTTCAAGCAATGAAATATATTATGTTAATTTACAGTTGGATCAAGTTAGATTCTATAGAACGTTTGTATTTTTTAGATGTCCATATACTGAAATGGTGGGAGAATTTATATCATTAGCTAAGTCTTTAAATAAAAAAGTACTATTTGATATTGATGATTTAGTTATTGATACAAAGTATACAAATACAATAAAATATCTGGATACCATGAATTCAGATGAGAGGCGCCTCTATGATGATGGAGTAATGCGCATGGGCAGAACATTAAAACTATGTGATGCGGCAATAACTACTACTCAGAGATTGGCAGAGGAATTAAGTCACTATGTAGCAGACGTATTTATAAATAGGAATACTGCATCTGAAATAATGTGCAAATTATCTGAAGAAGCAATAGAAAATAAGAAGTCTTCAGAATATATACGAATAGGTTATTTTAGTGGAAGTTTAACTCATAATGATGATTTTAGGATGATCCTTCCTGCAATACGGAACATATTGGAAAACCATAAAAATGTTCAACTCCATATAGTTGGTGATTTAGATTTACCTACTGAATTGCTAGATTTAAAAGAACAGATAATAGCACATCCATTTGTTGACTGGAAAGAGTTGCCTAAATTGATTTCAGAGATAGATATTAATTTGGCACCAATTGAAAATAGTATATTTAATGAAGCCAAATCAGAAAATAAATGGGTAGAAGCGGCTCTTGTAAAGGTACCCACCATAGCCAGTAACGTAGGGGCCTTTAAAAATATGATTACACATAATGAAACAGGAATTCTTTGTGAAACTGAAAAGGAATGGGAAGAGGGGCTAATAAACTTAATTAGTAATAAGGATCAACGAGAGAGAATAGCTAATAATGCGTACTGTTATTGCAAAAAGCATTGTGTAACGATTTACACAGGAAGGCCACTTGCCGCCTTTATTCGGAAATATACAACACCAAACATTGCCTTTGTATTGCCATCAATGAAGATAAGTGGAGGCATAATGGTAGCATTAAAACATGCTCTACTGTTACAAGAGGCAGGGCAGGATGTTATATTGTTGAATGTTGATTATAAAACAAAATGGTATGAAAATGATGGACGTAGAATACCAGTAATAGGGCAGAATTTACAGATGCTGGAAGGGAGATTTGATAAAGTCGTTGCTACGATGTGGACAACAGTAAAATTTCTTGAAGAATATGCTAATATTGAAAAAAGATTTTATCTGGTTCAGAATTACGAAACAGATTTCTACAGGCCTGGTGAAGTTTTAAGAATTAGGGCAAATCAAAGTTATCATCCAATCGTTCCCATTCAATATATAACAATATCTAAGTGGTGTAAACATTGGCTTGAAGAAGAATATGGGCATCCAACCTCCTACGCTCCTAATGGAATTGAAAAAAAGCAGTTTCAGCATTTTAAAAGAGATTTTAACAGAAAGATAAGAATATTGATAGAAGGTGATTGCGGAGTTCACTATAAAAATGTAGATGAAAGTTTCAAAATAGTTGACAAGTTAGATCCTGATAAATTTGAAATATGGTATATGTCCTATAATTCTAATCCCAAAACGTATTATAGGGTTGATAGGTTTTTGCATCAAATACCTTATAGTGAAGTTCCAGAAGTATATAGACAATGCCATATACTTTTGAAGACAAGTTATTTGGAGAGTTTTTCCTATCCTCCATTGGAAATGATGGCTACAGGAGGATATGCTGTTGTTGTACCTAATGGTGGAAATGAGGAATATTTAGTTGATAATTATAATTGTTTATTATATCCTTGTGGTGAGATTGATAAAGCCATAGAAGCTATTAATCAATTGTGCTCTGATGAGACGCTAAGAGATAAGCTTTATGAAGGGGGAATAAAAACTGCTGAAGAAAGAAATTGGGAGACTATTAAAAATGAAGTCATTGCATTGTATTTAGGTAATTAA
- a CDS encoding glycosyltransferase family 2 protein — protein sequence MFKIQKAIVLLLKQGPTKFVRTIVSKKKEKKKIIEFKNKARNIHLISEEERERQRKWEFQNCRKFSIITPLYNTPVEYLIELLESVERQTYTNWELCLADGSDDKHEYVEKVCKDWMNRDNRIIYMKLKKNLGISNNTNECLKLASGDFFGLLDHDDVLHESALFEMMCVIEKTEADFIYSDEVKFSKEISDATDFNFKSAFGKDELRSHNYICHFTVFSKELLENANELYRSNFDGSQDHDMVLRLTERAKNIVHIPKVLYYWRVHPDSVSMNLDSKSYAVDAAIRAIKEQLIRENEHGSVSSNLPYRTIYRISYDILQHPKVIILVHNNSNLQIDEIKPRIDNNTSYDNYEIIFVEIKENETLGIALNRDISHNKADFYVLFDGACIPENDDWIEEMLMYAQRNDVCTVSPKILFGNNLIGYAGLALDANEKGFIKFLGKGFSDDEQGYEAMFRYVRNITASWKGCCMISAEKLRMMGGFSEDMDGYEEVDFSLRGIQNKLWNVWTCFAKINYDSMEIPSFEEKKSKIFYNRWQDEIKKGDRYYHPILKELRWL from the coding sequence ATGTTTAAAATTCAAAAAGCAATTGTATTATTGCTCAAGCAAGGGCCAACAAAATTTGTCAGAACAATTGTTAGCAAAAAAAAGGAAAAAAAGAAAATAATAGAGTTTAAAAACAAGGCTAGAAATATTCATTTAATTTCTGAGGAGGAGCGAGAAAGACAAAGAAAATGGGAATTTCAAAATTGTCGAAAGTTTAGTATAATTACCCCGTTGTATAATACTCCAGTAGAATACTTGATTGAATTGTTAGAGTCTGTTGAAAGGCAGACCTATACGAACTGGGAATTGTGTTTAGCCGATGGAAGTGATGATAAACATGAATATGTTGAAAAGGTATGCAAAGACTGGATGAATCGAGATAATCGGATCATTTACATGAAACTGAAAAAGAATCTGGGAATCTCCAACAATACAAATGAATGTTTGAAACTAGCTTCAGGTGATTTTTTTGGGCTGTTAGATCATGATGATGTGCTGCATGAATCTGCTCTTTTTGAGATGATGTGCGTCATTGAAAAGACTGAAGCAGATTTTATATATTCAGATGAAGTGAAATTTAGCAAAGAAATTAGCGATGCTACGGATTTTAATTTTAAATCTGCTTTTGGAAAGGATGAACTTAGATCTCATAATTATATCTGCCATTTTACAGTGTTTTCAAAAGAATTATTAGAAAATGCTAATGAATTATATAGATCGAATTTTGATGGAAGTCAAGATCATGACATGGTGTTAAGACTGACTGAAAGAGCTAAAAACATTGTTCATATACCTAAAGTTTTATATTATTGGAGAGTTCATCCAGATTCTGTTTCGATGAATCTAGATTCCAAAAGTTATGCTGTCGATGCGGCTATTCGTGCTATCAAAGAACAATTAATTAGAGAAAACGAACATGGTAGTGTGTCCAGTAATTTGCCTTATAGAACAATTTATCGAATTTCTTACGACATATTACAACATCCAAAAGTTATAATATTAGTTCATAATAACTCCAATTTACAAATAGATGAAATAAAACCGCGAATAGACAATAACACAAGTTACGATAATTACGAAATTATATTTGTTGAAATAAAAGAAAACGAAACCTTGGGTATAGCTTTAAATCGTGATATTTCGCACAATAAGGCGGATTTTTATGTTTTATTTGATGGTGCATGTATACCAGAAAATGATGATTGGATAGAAGAAATGCTTATGTATGCACAGAGGAACGATGTATGTACAGTATCACCAAAGATTTTATTTGGTAATAATTTGATTGGTTATGCAGGATTGGCATTAGATGCAAATGAGAAGGGATTTATAAAATTTTTGGGAAAGGGATTTTCTGACGACGAGCAAGGTTATGAAGCAATGTTTCGATATGTAAGAAATATTACAGCATCTTGGAAGGGCTGCTGTATGATCTCCGCAGAGAAGTTAAGAATGATGGGGGGATTTTCTGAAGATATGGATGGCTATGAAGAAGTTGATTTTTCATTAAGAGGAATTCAAAATAAATTATGGAATGTATGGACATGTTTTGCAAAAATAAATTATGATTCTATGGAAATACCATCTTTTGAGGAAAAGAAGTCTAAGATTTTCTATAATAGGTGGCAAGATGAGATTAAAAAAGGTGATAGATATTATCATCCAATTTTAAAGGAACTGAGATGGCTATGA
- a CDS encoding ABC transporter permease produces MSQYIQNFLKFQPLLKELVARDIKIKYRRSVLGVLWTLLNPLCMMIVLSVVFSNLFKFDVENFPLYLLSGQVVFTFFSDSTTNSMTAIINNSSLIKKIYVPKYLFVLSRIFSSFINLLASFTALLLVMVAMRAELTWTVLLVPIPLMLLVVFCLGIGLILSAITVKFRDIMHLYSVFTTALMYLTPVIYPMSILPDWLEPIVRINPITNILVMFRDVMLNDSILNPISLLVAIIEAGVALLIGLRIFYKNQDEFILNI; encoded by the coding sequence ATGTCACAATATATACAAAATTTTTTAAAATTTCAACCATTATTGAAAGAACTGGTGGCAAGAGATATTAAAATAAAATATAGACGTTCAGTTTTAGGAGTTTTATGGACTTTATTAAATCCATTATGTATGATGATAGTGCTGTCAGTGGTTTTTTCAAATTTATTTAAATTTGACGTAGAAAATTTTCCGCTCTATTTATTAAGTGGACAGGTTGTATTCACCTTTTTTTCTGATTCTACCACTAATTCCATGACAGCAATTATAAATAATTCTTCATTAATAAAAAAGATTTATGTTCCTAAATATTTGTTTGTACTTTCTCGAATATTTTCGAGTTTTATAAATTTACTTGCATCTTTTACAGCTTTACTGCTGGTTATGGTAGCTATGCGTGCAGAATTAACATGGACAGTACTATTGGTTCCAATTCCGCTGATGCTATTAGTAGTATTTTGCTTAGGAATAGGCTTGATTTTATCAGCAATTACCGTTAAGTTTAGAGATATCATGCATTTATATTCTGTGTTTACTACCGCGTTGATGTATTTAACTCCCGTTATTTATCCTATGTCTATTCTACCTGATTGGCTTGAACCAATAGTAAGAATTAATCCGATTACTAATATATTAGTTATGTTTAGGGATGTGATGTTAAATGACTCTATTTTAAATCCTATATCATTATTAGTAGCGATTATTGAGGCTGGGGTGGCTTTGCTAATAGGATTAAGAATATTTTATAAAAATCAAGATGAGTTTATATTGAATATATAG
- a CDS encoding ABC transporter ATP-binding protein, with product MDKQVMIKVDHVSMKFNLSSEKFDSFKEYVIKSIKKQVSYDEFWALKDISFEVLQGDALGLIGLNGSGKSTMLKTIAGVLKPTKGMVEVKGTIAPLIELGAGFDMDLTARENVFLNGALLGYSREEMQKHYDDIVGFSELENFMDVPVKNFSSGMVSRLAFAIATIGIPDILIVDEVLSVGDFRFQQKCEERIRLMMGKGTTILFVSHSIDQVKSLCNKIAWLEHGHLKMFGETEEICNQYSQS from the coding sequence ATGGATAAGCAGGTAATGATAAAGGTAGATCATGTGTCTATGAAATTTAATCTATCATCAGAAAAATTTGATAGTTTTAAAGAATATGTTATAAAGAGTATAAAAAAACAAGTTTCCTATGATGAGTTCTGGGCTCTGAAAGATATTTCATTTGAAGTACTGCAGGGAGATGCGTTAGGATTGATTGGTCTAAATGGCAGTGGTAAAAGTACTATGCTTAAGACAATAGCAGGAGTGTTAAAGCCTACAAAAGGCATGGTTGAAGTAAAGGGAACGATTGCGCCTTTAATTGAATTGGGGGCCGGCTTTGACATGGATTTGACAGCACGAGAAAATGTTTTTTTAAATGGAGCTCTTTTGGGTTATAGTAGAGAGGAAATGCAGAAACATTATGATGACATTGTAGGATTTTCGGAGTTGGAAAATTTTATGGATGTACCTGTAAAAAACTTTTCTTCAGGTATGGTATCAAGATTAGCTTTCGCAATAGCAACTATTGGAATTCCAGATATTCTTATAGTAGATGAAGTTTTGTCGGTAGGAGATTTCAGATTTCAGCAAAAATGTGAAGAAAGAATACGTTTAATGATGGGGAAGGGAACTACCATTTTATTTGTATCACATAGCATTGATCAGGTTAAAAGTTTATGTAATAAAATTGCTTGGCTTGAGCATGGGCATTTAAAGATGTTTGGTGAAACAGAAGAAATATGTAACCAATATAGTCAATCATAA
- a CDS encoding glycosyltransferase family 2 protein, translating to MNFLRKVFKFYSQYGLKLMLFKLFRKYPEKSIDYEKWREKHKLDQKEYDKLVNSVFSYRPKVSIIVPTYHTPEKFLREMIESVSRQTYSNWELCIADGSEDDKVANVVSSYVTDARIKFKKLEINGGISDNTNAAIEMSTGEYIALLDHDDFLESVALFEIVKAINVNKSEVIYTDEDKVSWEGSRFFDPHFKPDFNLELLRQNNYICHFFIVSRRILNIVKGFRKEFDGAQDYDFIFRCIESANSVEHVPIPLYHWRTHKDSTASNPESKAYAYISGKKAIEAHLYRCQEKAVVKSTMHYGFYHTQYKLVAFDKVVIVVIKNNSKSKQLQKCIKAIKNTCQYPNYSIIVVNRLDEMLQRKIDGEYIVLIDSSVKIVSEKWLESMLAVCQRNNVGAVGAKLFKNNETIYHAGIVLGMDKYAFFGFPRERYGYFHQEELRQEVCAVTKDFMMLPTSIFNLLDYIYLENEIALCKLIRGLGKKIIFEPKVCAYTCKSDINLLNWNCEKDDYYNINLSLQAPGYNLDEV from the coding sequence ATGAATTTTTTAAGAAAGGTGTTTAAGTTTTATAGCCAATATGGACTAAAATTAATGCTTTTTAAATTATTTAGAAAATATCCGGAGAAATCAATAGATTATGAAAAGTGGAGAGAGAAGCATAAGTTAGACCAAAAAGAATATGATAAGTTAGTAAATAGTGTTTTTTCTTATAGGCCTAAAGTTAGTATTATTGTTCCAACTTACCATACCCCAGAAAAATTTTTGAGGGAAATGATAGAGTCAGTAAGCAGACAAACATATTCAAATTGGGAATTATGCATTGCAGATGGGAGTGAAGACGATAAAGTTGCTAATGTCGTAAGTTCTTATGTAACTGATGCAAGGATAAAGTTTAAAAAGTTAGAAATTAATGGTGGAATTTCGGATAATACAAATGCAGCCATAGAAATGTCTACAGGTGAATATATAGCATTACTTGATCATGACGATTTTTTAGAATCTGTAGCATTATTTGAGATTGTTAAGGCAATTAATGTTAACAAATCAGAAGTAATATATACAGATGAGGATAAAGTGTCTTGGGAAGGATCAAGATTTTTTGATCCTCATTTCAAACCTGATTTCAACTTAGAATTATTAAGGCAAAATAATTATATATGTCATTTTTTTATAGTCAGTAGAAGAATTTTAAATATTGTTAAAGGATTCAGAAAAGAATTTGATGGCGCCCAGGACTATGATTTTATATTTCGTTGCATTGAATCAGCTAATAGTGTAGAGCACGTGCCAATACCTTTATATCACTGGAGGACACATAAAGATTCAACAGCATCAAATCCAGAAAGTAAAGCGTATGCTTATATATCTGGGAAAAAGGCAATTGAGGCACATTTGTATAGGTGTCAGGAGAAGGCGGTAGTCAAAAGTACTATGCATTATGGATTTTATCATACACAGTATAAATTGGTTGCATTTGATAAAGTTGTTATTGTTGTAATAAAAAATAACAGTAAAAGCAAGCAATTACAAAAATGCATTAAAGCTATTAAAAATACTTGTCAATATCCCAATTACAGTATAATAGTAGTAAATAGATTAGATGAAATGCTACAAAGAAAGATAGATGGGGAATACATTGTTCTGATAGATAGTTCGGTAAAAATAGTAAGTGAAAAGTGGCTAGAATCTATGCTGGCAGTTTGTCAAAGAAATAATGTGGGAGCTGTTGGTGCTAAATTATTTAAGAATAATGAGACCATATATCATGCTGGAATAGTACTTGGCATGGATAAATATGCTTTTTTCGGATTTCCTAGAGAAAGGTACGGTTATTTTCATCAAGAAGAGTTAAGGCAAGAAGTGTGTGCGGTTACAAAAGATTTTATGATGTTGCCAACTTCGATTTTTAACTTATTGGATTATATTTATTTGGAAAATGAAATAGCATTATGTAAACTGATAAGGGGATTAGGAAAAAAAATAATTTTTGAACCTAAAGTTTGTGCATATACTTGTAAATCTGATATAAATTTGCTTAATTGGAACTGTGAAAAAGATGACTATTACAATATTAATCTATCTCTACAAGCACCTGGATATAATTTGGATGAAGTTTAA